One Kineococcus radiotolerans SRS30216 = ATCC BAA-149 DNA window includes the following coding sequences:
- a CDS encoding nuclear transport factor 2 family protein, giving the protein MNAIDEQVSREIVQNFRAQLEAMVAGDTVQLAHLLTGAFTLTHTSGYVQAKSEWMQQIEDGVFDYQDAEEVCTSVHTDGDNSVLTSDVVVRATVYGDHDAWPLRFTVDFTCVGGAWLASRSTVTTF; this is encoded by the coding sequence GTGAACGCGATCGACGAGCAGGTTAGCCGGGAGATCGTGCAGAACTTCCGGGCGCAGCTGGAGGCGATGGTGGCCGGGGACACCGTGCAGCTCGCTCACCTGCTGACCGGCGCTTTCACTCTGACGCACACCAGCGGCTACGTGCAGGCCAAGAGCGAGTGGATGCAGCAGATCGAGGACGGGGTCTTCGACTACCAGGACGCCGAGGAGGTCTGCACGAGCGTGCACACCGACGGCGACAACTCGGTCTTGACCAGCGACGTCGTGGTGCGGGCCACCGTCTACGGCGACCACGACGCCTGGCCTCTGCGCTTCACGGTGGACTTCACGTGTGTGGGTGGGGCCTGGCTGGCCTCGCGCTCCACCGTCACCACCTTCTAG
- a CDS encoding alpha/beta hydrolase family protein has translation MPLLASVPQALNRRLIAVKPITVPTTSPATDPAIDPSTGSSPARNVSGGIEGDIERGLDLQVKVTAPLEGANLPVIVFSHGNAWSMDGYEPLVDRWAAAGFVVIQPTHLDSRRRRIGFDDPRFATIWRVRIADLHAVLDHLDDIVDQVPGLPERVDAGRIAVVGHSWGGQSAGALLGARVLDADGTPGEDFTHPSVKAGVLIATTGTGDTLTPFALEHLPFMRPGYSTMATPALVIAGGKDQSAMSTRGPDWFSDAYTFSPAPKRLLTITDGEHTLGGLAGEAVKETSDEDPARVALVADAVAAYLLDVLSGDATAWQDLQQQAAASSGAFGIQSK, from the coding sequence GTGCCTCTCCTTGCTTCCGTACCTCAGGCCCTGAACCGCCGGCTGATCGCGGTCAAACCCATCACCGTCCCCACCACCAGTCCCGCCACCGATCCGGCCATCGATCCCAGCACCGGTTCCAGCCCTGCTCGCAACGTCAGCGGCGGCATCGAGGGTGACATCGAGCGTGGTCTCGACCTGCAGGTGAAGGTCACCGCCCCGCTCGAGGGGGCGAACCTGCCCGTCATCGTCTTCTCCCACGGCAACGCCTGGTCCATGGACGGCTACGAACCCCTCGTGGACCGGTGGGCTGCCGCCGGCTTCGTCGTCATCCAGCCCACCCACCTGGACTCCCGCCGCCGCCGCATCGGCTTCGACGACCCCCGCTTCGCCACCATCTGGCGGGTCCGCATCGCTGACCTGCACGCCGTCCTGGACCACCTCGACGACATCGTCGACCAGGTCCCCGGCCTGCCCGAGCGCGTCGACGCGGGCCGGATCGCCGTCGTGGGGCACTCCTGGGGCGGGCAGAGCGCCGGCGCGCTGCTCGGGGCTCGGGTCCTGGACGCCGACGGCACCCCGGGTGAGGACTTCACCCACCCCTCGGTGAAGGCGGGCGTCCTCATCGCCACCACCGGGACCGGTGACACCCTCACCCCGTTCGCGCTCGAGCACCTGCCGTTCATGCGTCCGGGCTACTCCACCATGGCCACCCCGGCTCTGGTCATCGCCGGCGGCAAGGACCAGTCGGCGATGTCCACCCGCGGGCCGGACTGGTTCAGCGACGCCTACACCTTCAGCCCCGCCCCCAAGCGGCTGCTGACCATCACCGACGGCGAGCACACCCTCGGCGGCCTCGCCGGTGAAGCCGTGAAGGAAACCAGCGACGAGGACCCCGCCCGCGTCGCCCTCGTCGCCGACGCCGTCGCCGCCTACCTCCTCGACGTCCTCAGCGGCGATGCCACCGCCTGGCAGGACCTGCAGCAGCAGGCCGCCGCCAGCTCCGGCGCCTTCGGCATCCAGAGCAAGTAA
- a CDS encoding FAD-binding oxidoreductase, translating into MSTMLDHDASASPRLLVAADSQAYTAATQPHNSSVQQRPVRVAAASHPQDLAVALAEVAALERSLGRSLEVVPQATGHGAGAPVGNSAVLLDTSQLTDVVIDPEARIAVVGAGATWAAVNAAAERHGLLGLAGSAPTVSVSGYTFGGGIGWLVRRDGLASGALRAVHYVDGAGRSRTAADDATDPIDRDAIWAFRGAGGVGIAHTLEIDLVPAAHLHAGALLWHADALPDLVSAWSHALPTLATSASSSIGVLHVPPLPLFPQTLHGKVTVHLAIADPDGPDAAAPLLEAMRAVAPPVLDTWGPTDAAGLARIHLDPPTATPAVGDARWLDASTPDIAAALLATAADDDAGVVMMEIRHVAGAPTRRPGAVTTAPGDFIYHAVAPLNLIPRERIEAAFARARAVWSSADAGTTPGSWLEGAANVPDALTPGVRTRAAAAAAAVDPDTRIRRSRLLG; encoded by the coding sequence ATGTCCACGATGCTCGACCACGACGCGTCCGCGTCGCCGCGCCTGCTCGTCGCGGCCGACTCGCAGGCTTACACCGCCGCGACGCAGCCCCACAACTCCTCCGTGCAGCAGCGGCCCGTTCGCGTTGCCGCCGCCTCCCACCCGCAGGACCTCGCGGTCGCGCTGGCCGAGGTCGCCGCGCTCGAGCGCTCCCTCGGCAGGTCCCTCGAGGTCGTGCCGCAGGCCACCGGTCACGGCGCCGGAGCGCCGGTGGGGAACTCGGCGGTGCTCCTGGACACCTCCCAGCTCACCGACGTCGTCATCGACCCTGAGGCCCGCATCGCCGTGGTCGGCGCCGGGGCGACCTGGGCCGCGGTCAACGCCGCCGCTGAGCGGCACGGCCTGCTCGGGCTCGCCGGCTCCGCACCCACCGTCTCGGTGTCCGGGTACACCTTCGGCGGCGGCATCGGCTGGCTAGTCCGGCGCGATGGCCTGGCCAGCGGAGCGCTGCGCGCCGTCCACTACGTCGACGGCGCAGGCCGCTCCCGCACCGCGGCCGACGATGCCACCGACCCCATCGACCGCGACGCCATCTGGGCCTTCCGCGGCGCCGGCGGGGTCGGTATCGCCCACACCCTGGAAATCGACCTCGTGCCAGCAGCGCACCTGCACGCCGGGGCCCTGCTGTGGCACGCCGACGCGCTGCCCGACCTCGTCTCGGCGTGGTCGCACGCCCTCCCAACGCTGGCCACCAGCGCCTCGTCCAGCATCGGCGTGCTCCACGTGCCACCGCTGCCCCTCTTCCCCCAGACACTGCACGGGAAGGTCACCGTGCACCTGGCCATCGCCGACCCCGACGGCCCCGATGCGGCGGCCCCGCTGCTGGAGGCGATGCGGGCGGTGGCACCGCCCGTGCTCGACACCTGGGGCCCGACCGACGCGGCAGGACTCGCACGCATCCACCTCGACCCCCCGACGGCGACTCCTGCCGTCGGCGACGCGCGGTGGCTGGACGCCTCGACCCCTGACATCGCCGCGGCACTGCTGGCCACCGCCGCCGATGATGACGCGGGCGTGGTGATGATGGAGATCCGCCACGTAGCCGGCGCCCCGACGCGGCGCCCGGGTGCGGTCACCACAGCGCCGGGCGACTTCATCTACCACGCGGTCGCACCGCTGAACCTCATCCCCCGCGAGCGCATCGAGGCAGCGTTCGCCCGAGCACGCGCGGTGTGGTCGAGCGCCGACGCCGGCACGACACCGGGCTCGTGGCTCGAGGGCGCAGCGAACGTGCCGGATGCGCTGACGCCGGGTGTCCGGACGCGGGCGGCCGCAGCCGCTGCCGCCGTCGACCCCGACACCCGCATCCGCCGCTCACGCCTGCTCGGCTGA
- a CDS encoding TetR/AcrR family transcriptional regulator: MTPTTGVRQAGRQRSREALLSAAAAAFVEAGVQAPVRTIAERAGVGVGTVYRHFPTRADLVSAVYRHQVTECTALAEALREQPIPAFEALQRWMAAYVDFLITKHGLSEALRSEDPSLANLHALILDELVPACACLLAASQETGEVDPQIEALTLLRAVGNLSIPGPGYGQDEARQMVTRLLTGCRTHSADSPSQG, from the coding sequence GTGACCCCCACGACCGGAGTCCGCCAGGCCGGCAGGCAACGCAGCCGCGAGGCCCTGCTGAGCGCCGCCGCGGCGGCGTTCGTCGAGGCCGGTGTGCAGGCCCCGGTGCGGACGATCGCCGAACGCGCCGGGGTGGGAGTGGGCACGGTCTACCGCCACTTCCCGACCCGCGCAGACCTGGTCAGCGCCGTCTACCGCCACCAGGTCACCGAGTGCACGGCCCTGGCCGAGGCGCTGCGCGAGCAGCCCATCCCCGCTTTCGAGGCGTTGCAGCGGTGGATGGCGGCCTACGTGGACTTCCTCATCACCAAGCACGGCCTCAGCGAGGCCCTGCGGTCAGAAGACCCCAGCCTGGCCAACCTGCACGCCCTGATCCTCGACGAACTCGTACCCGCCTGCGCCTGCCTGCTCGCCGCCAGCCAGGAAACCGGTGAGGTCGACCCGCAGATCGAAGCGCTCACGCTGCTGCGCGCGGTGGGGAACCTGTCCATCCCCGGACCGGGCTACGGCCAAGACGAAGCCCGGCAGATGGTCACCCGCCTCCTCACCGGATGCCGCACCCACTCCGCTGACTCCCCCAGCCAGGGATGA